One stretch of Pseudomonas azotoformans DNA includes these proteins:
- a CDS encoding sigma-54 dependent transcriptional regulator, giving the protein MWRETKILLIDDDSVRRRDLAVILNFLGEENLPCGSHDWQQAVSSLSSSREVICVLIGTVNAPGAVLGLLKTLSTWDEFLPVLLMGDISSVDLPEDQRRRVLSTLEMPPSYSKLLDSLHRAQVYREMYDQARERGRHREPNLFRSLVGTSRAIQHVRQMMQQVADTDASVLILGESGTGKEVVARNLHYHSKRRDGPFVPVNCGAIPAELLESELFGHEKGAFTGAITSRAGRFELANGGTLFLDEIGDMPLPMQVKLLRVLQERTFERVGSNKTQSVDVRIIAATHKNLESMIEVGSFREDLYYRLNVFPIEMAPLRERVEDIPLLMNELISRMEHEKRGSIRFNSAAIMSLCRHGWPGNVRELANLVERMAIMHPYGVIGVVELPKKFRYVDDEDEQLVDSLRSDLEERVAINGHTPDFGSTAMLPPEGLDLKDYLGNLEQGLIQQALDDANGIVARAAERLRIRRTTLVEKMRKYGMSRKEGDEQADD; this is encoded by the coding sequence ATGTGGCGTGAAACCAAAATTCTGCTGATTGATGACGATAGCGTCCGCCGCCGCGATTTAGCGGTGATTTTGAATTTTCTTGGCGAAGAAAATCTGCCCTGCGGCAGCCATGACTGGCAGCAGGCGGTCAGCTCATTGTCATCGAGCCGTGAAGTCATTTGTGTGCTGATCGGGACGGTAAACGCTCCTGGCGCTGTTTTGGGCTTGTTAAAGACACTGTCTACCTGGGATGAGTTCCTTCCCGTGTTGCTGATGGGCGATATTTCTTCTGTCGACCTGCCAGAAGACCAGCGCCGCCGCGTGCTTTCCACCCTGGAAATGCCGCCCAGCTACAGCAAATTGCTCGACTCCCTACACCGTGCCCAGGTCTATCGCGAGATGTATGACCAGGCCCGCGAGCGCGGTCGCCATCGCGAACCCAACCTGTTCCGCAGTCTGGTCGGCACCAGCCGCGCCATCCAGCACGTGCGCCAGATGATGCAGCAGGTTGCCGATACCGACGCCAGCGTGCTGATCCTTGGCGAGTCGGGCACCGGCAAGGAAGTGGTCGCGCGCAACTTGCACTATCACTCCAAGCGCCGCGACGGGCCCTTTGTGCCGGTCAACTGCGGGGCGATCCCGGCAGAGCTGCTCGAAAGCGAATTGTTCGGCCACGAGAAGGGCGCCTTTACCGGGGCGATCACCAGCCGTGCCGGGCGTTTCGAGCTGGCCAACGGCGGCACCCTGTTCCTCGACGAGATCGGCGACATGCCGCTGCCGATGCAGGTCAAGCTGTTGCGCGTGTTGCAGGAGCGTACCTTCGAGCGCGTGGGCAGCAACAAGACCCAGAGCGTCGACGTGCGCATCATCGCGGCCACCCACAAGAACCTCGAGAGCATGATCGAGGTCGGCAGCTTCCGCGAAGACCTGTACTACCGCCTCAACGTATTCCCGATCGAGATGGCCCCGCTGCGCGAGCGCGTGGAAGACATCCCGCTGCTGATGAACGAACTGATCTCGCGCATGGAGCATGAAAAGCGCGGTTCGATCCGTTTCAATTCCGCCGCGATCATGTCCCTGTGCCGCCACGGCTGGCCGGGCAACGTGCGCGAGCTGGCCAACCTGGTGGAGCGCATGGCGATCATGCACCCCTACGGTGTGATCGGCGTGGTCGAGCTGCCGAAGAAATTCCGCTACGTCGACGACGAAGACGAGCAACTGGTCGACAGCCTGCGCAGCGACCTGGAAGAACGGGTGGCCATCAACGGTCATACCCCGGACTTCGGCTCTACCGCGATGCTGCCGCCTGAAGGCCTGGACCTGAAGGACTACCTCGGCAACCTGGAACAAGGCCTGATCCAACAGGCCCTGGACGACGCCAACGGCATCGTCGCCCGTGCCGCCGAGCGCCTGCGCATCCGTCGAACCACCCTGGTAGAGAAGATGCGCAAGTACGGTATGAGCCGCAAAGAAGGTGATGAACAGGCGGATGATTGA
- a CDS encoding flagellar assembly protein FliT translates to MSQALQRIDETREALMGALADRNWDAIGELDLGCRHVIDEVLSEAPVDEDALREKLESLLAVYQQLLEVTTGERQAIFEEMSQINQAKNASKVYHLFG, encoded by the coding sequence ATGAGCCAAGCATTGCAACGCATTGATGAAACCCGCGAGGCGCTGATGGGCGCGCTGGCGGACCGCAACTGGGACGCCATCGGCGAACTGGACCTGGGCTGTCGTCATGTCATCGACGAGGTGCTCAGCGAAGCGCCGGTAGACGAGGATGCGTTGCGCGAAAAGCTTGAGAGTCTGCTGGCGGTTTACCAGCAATTGCTTGAGGTGACGACCGGCGAGCGGCAGGCGATTTTCGAAGAGATGTCGCAGATCAACCAAGCGAAAAATGCGTCAAAGGTTTACCATCTGTTCGGCTGA
- the fliS gene encoding flagellar export chaperone FliS, translating into MNPMRALRQYQKVNSHAQISEASPHRLVQMLMEGGLDRMAQAKGALARGDIAAKGLMLGKAADILIGLRDGLSAEKSDNKEYVQQLEGLYVYMTNRLMEANLHNDADMIDEVARLLITVKEGWDAIGAPQGAAQ; encoded by the coding sequence ATGAATCCCATGAGAGCCCTTCGCCAATACCAGAAGGTCAATTCCCATGCCCAGATCTCCGAAGCCAGCCCGCACCGTCTGGTGCAAATGCTGATGGAGGGCGGGCTCGACCGCATGGCGCAGGCCAAAGGTGCGTTGGCGCGTGGCGATATCGCCGCAAAGGGCCTGATGCTGGGCAAGGCCGCCGACATCCTCATCGGGCTTCGTGATGGCCTGAGCGCGGAAAAAAGCGACAACAAGGAATACGTTCAGCAACTGGAAGGTCTGTACGTGTACATGACTAACCGTTTAATGGAAGCCAATCTGCACAACGACGCCGACATGATTGACGAAGTCGCCCGTTTGCTGATTACCGTGAAAGAAGGCTGGGATGCCATCGGCGCGCCACAAGGCGCTGCACAATAA
- the fliD gene encoding flagellar filament capping protein FliD has protein sequence MAGTTITGVGSGFDTQAIVKSLVDAERAPKQGQINLQSQKATTQLSSIGKIQAALDAFRGALTSMGTDNSFSGLTGTSSDEKVATMTANQGAASGSFSLVVNQLATPSKLSTKSFTGGQSTVVNSGTTPTTLTISQSGKNFDLKVPAGATLQQVRDSINSQFGTAGLSANILTDSNGSRLILTSTNAGVGSDLTMSGNSGIDTGYTVVSEPKNAKYTIDGIAAESKTNSITDAVSGVSIKLLSVSPLTTPSDTASTARNALTISVSTSTTALKSGVKGFVDTYNALLKAMNAETKVTKDAAGNSVAATLTGDSTMRTLQAAIRNEFNALSGNGTLKSLAQFGVTTDRDTGALSIDAKQWDKAVLTNAADINSIFSGKTGLLARLTAATDGYAKATTGILATRSASLSDSLKDLNKQQVALDERLTTMQDSLTRKYTAMDTLVAQLRQQSSSILGTLSALSNAQKSS, from the coding sequence ATGGCGGGTACAACGATTACCGGCGTGGGGTCGGGTTTCGACACTCAGGCGATTGTGAAATCCCTGGTGGATGCCGAGCGAGCGCCTAAACAGGGTCAGATCAACCTCCAGTCGCAAAAGGCAACCACCCAGCTGTCGTCCATCGGCAAGATCCAGGCAGCCCTGGACGCCTTCCGGGGTGCGCTGACAAGCATGGGCACCGATAACAGCTTCAGTGGCTTGACCGGTACGTCCTCGGACGAGAAGGTCGCCACCATGACGGCCAACCAGGGTGCGGCGAGCGGTAGCTTCTCGCTGGTCGTCAACCAGTTGGCGACGCCGTCGAAGCTGTCGACCAAGAGTTTCACTGGCGGCCAGTCGACGGTCGTGAACAGTGGCACCACCCCAACGACGCTGACGATCAGCCAGTCGGGCAAGAACTTCGACCTGAAGGTGCCGGCCGGCGCGACCCTGCAACAGGTGCGTGACTCGATCAACTCGCAGTTCGGCACCGCAGGCCTGAGTGCCAACATCCTCACCGACTCCAACGGTTCGCGTCTTATTCTGACCTCCACCAATGCTGGTGTTGGTTCCGATCTGACGATGTCGGGCAACTCGGGGATTGATACCGGTTACACAGTGGTCAGCGAGCCGAAGAACGCCAAGTACACCATTGACGGTATTGCTGCAGAGTCCAAGACCAACAGCATCACGGATGCAGTGAGTGGTGTAAGTATCAAGTTGCTCTCTGTGTCGCCCTTGACCACGCCTTCGGATACCGCGTCTACGGCTCGCAATGCTTTGACCATCTCCGTCTCCACCAGCACCACCGCCCTCAAGTCCGGGGTCAAAGGCTTCGTCGACACCTACAACGCCCTGCTCAAGGCGATGAACGCCGAGACCAAGGTGACCAAGGATGCCGCCGGTAACTCCGTCGCCGCCACCTTGACCGGCGACTCGACCATGCGCACCTTGCAGGCGGCGATCCGCAACGAGTTCAACGCCCTGTCCGGCAACGGCACCTTGAAGTCCCTGGCGCAATTCGGGGTGACGACTGACCGCGACACCGGCGCGCTGAGCATCGATGCCAAGCAGTGGGACAAGGCTGTGCTGACCAACGCCGCCGACATCAACAGTATCTTCAGCGGCAAGACCGGCCTGCTCGCGCGCCTGACGGCGGCGACCGATGGCTATGCCAAGGCCACCACCGGGATCCTGGCCACGCGTTCAGCGTCGTTGTCCGACAGCCTTAAAGACCTCAACAAGCAGCAAGTTGCGTTGGATGAACGCCTCACCACCATGCAAGACTCCTTGACCCGCAAGTACACCGCCATGGATACGCTGGTGGCGCAACTGCGCCAGCAGAGCAGCAGTATCCTGGGTACGCTCAGCGCGCTGAGTAACGCCCAGAAAAGCAGCTGA
- a CDS encoding flagellar protein FlaG, whose amino-acid sequence MDMSVKLNLSYPPLAPQGTPAPVVADKDKTKVEAAAPTAGTSQKDSLEKAVTDIKEFVQAAQRNLDFSIDDSTHRVVVKVIATDTGEVIRQIPSETALKLAQSLASASHVLFDDKA is encoded by the coding sequence ATGGACATGAGTGTAAAACTGAACTTGTCTTATCCGCCGCTGGCCCCTCAAGGCACTCCGGCACCTGTGGTTGCGGATAAAGACAAGACTAAGGTTGAAGCGGCCGCGCCAACCGCGGGTACGTCCCAAAAGGACAGCCTGGAAAAAGCGGTCACTGATATTAAAGAATTCGTACAAGCGGCCCAGCGCAACCTGGACTTTTCCATTGACGATTCCACCCATAGGGTTGTGGTCAAGGTCATTGCCACCGACACCGGTGAAGTGATCCGACAGATTCCTTCGGAAACGGCCTTGAAACTGGCACAGAGTCTGGCCAGCGCCAGTCATGTGTTGTTTGACGACAAGGCGTGA
- a CDS encoding flagellin N-terminal helical domain-containing protein, with translation MALTVNTNIASITTQGNLNKAGGALATSMQRLSSGLRINSAKDDAAGLGIASRMTSQINGLGQAVKNANDGISIAQTAEGAMQASTDILQKMRTLALSSATGSLSPDDRKSNNDEYQALTSELTRIAQTTTFGGQKLLDGSYGTKSIQVGANANETINLSLDNVAANNIGSQQVKSIGITPGAGVAGGAIAVTGNGQTSSVTVAAAASAKTIAAQLNGAVGGLSATASTEAQFVVGAGAATAPASFTMTVGGQATTFVGVKDTASLADQLKSNSAKLGISVNYDESKGTLSVKSDTGENLAFSASTAAGTITVATKDGSGTYGTATALADGIIATGAVNLDSAKGYSLEGAGVTGVFGAATSAASTKTSVSQTDVTDATKAQNAVSVIDQAIATISSSRSGLGAVQNRLTSTVDNLSNIQKNSTAARSTIQDVDFASEAAELTKQQTLQSASTAILSQANQLPSAVLKLLQ, from the coding sequence ATGGCTTTAACAGTAAACACCAACATTGCTTCGATCACTACTCAGGGCAACCTGAACAAAGCTGGCGGCGCCCTGGCCACTTCCATGCAGCGCCTGTCTTCCGGCCTGCGTATCAACAGCGCTAAAGACGACGCCGCCGGCCTGGGTATCGCCAGCCGTATGACCAGCCAGATCAACGGCCTGGGTCAAGCTGTAAAGAACGCCAACGATGGTATCTCCATCGCGCAGACCGCTGAAGGCGCAATGCAGGCTTCGACCGACATTCTGCAAAAAATGCGTACCCTGGCTCTGTCCTCGGCTACCGGCTCCCTGAGCCCCGACGACCGTAAGTCGAACAACGACGAATACCAGGCCCTGACTTCGGAACTGACCCGTATCGCCCAGACCACTACTTTCGGTGGCCAGAAGCTGCTGGACGGTTCGTACGGTACCAAGTCGATCCAGGTTGGCGCCAACGCTAACGAAACCATCAACCTGTCCCTGGATAACGTTGCTGCCAACAATATCGGTTCGCAGCAGGTGAAGAGCATCGGCATCACTCCAGGTGCTGGTGTAGCTGGCGGCGCAATCGCAGTGACCGGTAACGGCCAGACTAGCAGCGTCACTGTTGCTGCTGCTGCTTCCGCTAAAACCATCGCTGCCCAGCTGAACGGCGCCGTCGGTGGCCTGAGCGCTACCGCCAGCACTGAAGCTCAGTTCGTAGTCGGCGCCGGTGCTGCTACCGCTCCAGCTTCGTTCACCATGACCGTTGGCGGCCAAGCCACCACGTTCGTTGGCGTAAAAGACACTGCCAGCCTGGCTGACCAACTGAAGTCGAACTCCGCCAAACTGGGTATCAGCGTTAACTACGACGAGTCCAAAGGCACTCTGTCGGTTAAATCCGACACCGGTGAAAACCTGGCCTTCAGCGCTTCGACCGCTGCCGGCACCATCACTGTTGCCACCAAAGACGGTTCGGGCACCTACGGTACTGCTACCGCCCTGGCTGACGGCATCATCGCTACCGGTGCAGTAAACCTGGACTCCGCCAAGGGTTACTCCCTGGAAGGCGCTGGTGTGACCGGTGTCTTCGGTGCCGCTACTTCGGCTGCTTCGACCAAGACCTCCGTATCGCAAACCGACGTGACTGACGCCACCAAGGCCCAGAACGCTGTGTCCGTGATCGACCAGGCTATCGCTACCATCTCCAGCTCCCGTTCGGGCCTGGGTGCGGTACAGAACCGTCTGACCAGCACTGTGGACAACCTGTCCAACATCCAGAAAAACAGCACCGCTGCTCGTTCCACCATCCAGGACGTCGACTTCGCTTCCGAAGCCGCTGAACTGACCAAGCAGCAAACCCTGCAGTCGGCTTCCACTGCGATCCTGTCGCAGGCTAACCAACTGCCATCCGCTGTACTGAAGCTGCTTCAGTAA
- a CDS encoding ketoacyl-ACP synthase III yields the protein MIGIKSIASYVPADGIDNYAQGAKFAKDEEFIIGKIGSAFLPRKEAAQETSDLCVEAVNALFANNPDLKRESIDALIVVTQNGDEEGLPHTAAIVQDKLGLPTHVAAFDISLGCSGYVYGIYAMKGFMEAAGLKNGLLVTADPYSKIVDPEDRNTTMLFGDAATATWMGEDAPWLLGKSKFGTDGSGAPHLKVSDGVFFMNGRQVFNFALLKVPAHLHELLDESDLKADDIDAFCIHQGSAAIVDAVARRFEDAPVDKFIKDMVETGNTVSSSIPLLLEKHVMDATWKRVAISGFGVGLSWGSAILYRP from the coding sequence ATGATTGGCATAAAAAGCATCGCCAGTTACGTGCCGGCAGACGGGATCGATAACTACGCCCAGGGTGCCAAATTCGCCAAGGATGAAGAATTCATCATTGGCAAGATCGGGTCGGCGTTCCTGCCGCGCAAGGAAGCCGCGCAGGAAACTTCCGATCTGTGTGTCGAGGCGGTCAACGCTTTGTTTGCCAACAACCCGGATTTGAAGCGCGAGTCGATCGACGCGCTGATCGTCGTCACCCAGAACGGCGACGAAGAGGGCCTGCCGCACACCGCCGCCATCGTCCAGGACAAGCTCGGTTTGCCGACCCACGTCGCCGCCTTCGATATTTCCCTGGGCTGCTCCGGCTACGTCTACGGCATCTACGCGATGAAGGGCTTCATGGAAGCCGCCGGCCTGAAAAACGGCCTGCTGGTCACCGCCGATCCGTATTCGAAGATCGTCGACCCGGAAGACCGCAACACCACCATGCTGTTCGGCGATGCCGCCACCGCTACCTGGATGGGTGAAGACGCGCCGTGGTTGCTCGGCAAGTCCAAGTTCGGCACCGACGGTTCCGGCGCCCCTCACCTGAAGGTCAGCGATGGCGTGTTCTTCATGAACGGTCGCCAGGTGTTCAACTTCGCCTTGCTCAAGGTGCCGGCGCATTTGCACGAGTTGCTCGATGAGTCAGACCTCAAGGCTGACGACATTGATGCGTTCTGCATCCACCAGGGCAGTGCGGCGATTGTCGATGCCGTGGCGCGTCGTTTTGAAGATGCGCCGGTGGACAAGTTCATCAAGGACATGGTCGAGACCGGCAACACCGTGTCGTCGAGCATCCCGCTGCTGCTGGAAAAGCACGTGATGGACGCCACCTGGAAACGCGTGGCCATCAGCGGGTTTGGTGTAGGCCTGTCGTGGGGCTCGGCGATTCTCTATCGCCCGTGA
- a CDS encoding flagellar hook-associated protein 3 produces MRISTQQYFETSSAKYSDNYSGVVKAQDQASSGVRVQTAADDPVAAARLLMLQQQKDMVAQSTGNITSLKNSLTNEESVLGAISEAMQRATELALKAGGAGSDADRRSIASEVGAIEDQVLGLLNSKDSAGNYLFSGSKTQTPPYARNNDGTYSYQGDETPLSLQISNTLNVSAGDTGKTILEGAANAGRTQAPWVAPNPQTVPPTVNDHKVALSAGLVTSSGDYANKFADGQPYKLTFTSSTQYKVSDKNGNDVTSEIPGNGTFDATKEGSTSVALRGVKFDITMNLGDVAPGANSDALVKDRTFSLEAKPDTFSVSRTPSNASSAQLTGAQVTNQADYASTFPSNSGAIIKFTSATAYEVYAQPYSSASKAIATGDTGGGTTVTAAGVTFDVSSGPPQPGDQFSVGANTQKTQNALDTLGQLRKALEAPADGNPAATVKLKDAMNSSIANLANSMSQIVNVRGSVGARQNALDIQASENSSISIATTSTMSDLANIDMGEAAINLALQQTMLQASQLAFVKISQLSLFNKM; encoded by the coding sequence ATGCGTATTTCTACACAGCAGTATTTCGAGACCAGCTCCGCCAAGTATTCGGATAACTATTCGGGTGTGGTGAAGGCCCAGGACCAGGCCAGCTCCGGCGTGCGTGTACAGACCGCCGCGGATGATCCTGTGGCGGCGGCGCGGTTGTTGATGCTGCAGCAGCAGAAAGACATGGTGGCCCAGTCCACGGGCAACATCACCAGCCTGAAAAACTCGCTGACTAACGAAGAGAGTGTTTTAGGTGCGATCAGTGAAGCCATGCAGCGTGCCACGGAGCTGGCACTCAAGGCCGGTGGTGCCGGCAGTGATGCTGATCGTCGCTCGATTGCCAGTGAGGTCGGTGCGATTGAAGATCAGGTCCTGGGCCTGCTCAACAGCAAGGACTCGGCCGGCAACTACTTGTTTTCCGGGTCCAAGACCCAGACGCCGCCGTATGCGCGCAACAACGATGGCACCTACAGCTACCAGGGGGATGAAACCCCACTGAGCCTGCAGATTTCCAATACGCTGAATGTCAGCGCGGGTGATACCGGCAAGACCATCCTTGAAGGCGCGGCCAACGCCGGTCGCACCCAGGCCCCCTGGGTTGCGCCGAACCCGCAGACCGTGCCGCCTACGGTCAATGACCACAAGGTGGCGCTCTCGGCCGGGCTGGTGACATCGAGCGGCGACTACGCCAACAAATTCGCCGACGGCCAGCCTTACAAGCTGACTTTTACCAGCAGCACGCAATACAAGGTGTCTGACAAGAACGGCAATGACGTGACTTCCGAGATACCGGGCAATGGCACGTTCGACGCCACCAAGGAAGGCAGCACCAGCGTTGCACTGCGGGGGGTGAAGTTCGATATCACCATGAACCTCGGGGACGTGGCGCCGGGCGCCAACTCCGATGCGTTGGTCAAGGACCGTACCTTCAGCCTGGAGGCCAAGCCGGACACGTTCAGCGTGTCGCGCACGCCGAGCAATGCGTCGAGCGCACAGTTGACCGGCGCGCAGGTCACCAATCAGGCGGACTATGCCAGCACGTTCCCGTCCAACAGTGGGGCGATCATCAAGTTCACCAGCGCGACGGCCTATGAGGTGTATGCCCAGCCCTATTCGAGCGCCAGCAAGGCGATCGCCACCGGCGATACCGGCGGCGGTACCACGGTGACGGCGGCCGGCGTGACGTTTGACGTGAGCAGCGGCCCGCCGCAGCCAGGCGACCAGTTCTCGGTGGGCGCCAATACCCAGAAGACCCAGAATGCGCTGGATACCCTGGGCCAGTTGCGCAAGGCGCTGGAAGCGCCGGCCGACGGCAATCCGGCAGCGACGGTCAAGCTCAAGGATGCCATGAATTCGAGCATCGCCAACCTGGCCAATTCGATGTCCCAGATCGTCAATGTGCGGGGTTCCGTCGGGGCGCGGCAGAATGCTCTGGATATCCAGGCCAGTGAGAACTCAAGCATCAGCATTGCCACGACCAGCACGATGAGTGATCTGGCCAACATCGACATGGGTGAGGCGGCCATCAACCTGGCGCTGCAGCAAACCATGCTGCAAGCCTCCCAGCTGGCGTTTGTGAAAATCTCGCAGTTGAGCCTGTTCAACAAGATGTAA
- the flgK gene encoding flagellar hook-associated protein FlgK: protein MSLLSIGMSGLNASQGSLSVLSNNIANANTPGYSRQQTTQNASAANQYGGVYIGSGTTLADVRRVYNEFLDAAYQNSTSLNSDAKAYLDQVSAVDKTLSDKTTGMSAVLSEFFSAVQTASANPSDVSARQVLITKAQTLSNRFNSISTQLGQQKETINGQLSSMSDQVNKLTSSIASLNKQIAQVQGSSNTAPANLLDARAEAVRSLNELVGVTATEKNGVFSVSTGSGQSLVLGDQSNTISAVPSKNDTSQFTIQLNVGGGESLDLGNVLSGGSIGGLLRYRTDALMPAINDLGRIAIATADTINNQLGQGLDLNSQFGSSLFKDINSAAAIAQRSQASGDNSAGSGNLNVTIKDSSKLTNFDYKVTFSDSANPNNVTVVRSDGKAMGTFDVTATPPAVIDGFTLALDGKGPMATGDSFKVSPTANGAKDIGTVLTDPNKIAFAAPLSGQASKTNEGTGTFTPPTLTVPLDIQGGAATAQLRTGIEHSMPVKMVFGKPAADGTQPYTLNDAQGNPIGTGSIVPGQGNKVTVNVPMRDANGALVVPAKSFSFDTTVGGSPANGDSTTFSFNASGKSDNRNALDLLSLQTKATIGTAADGTGGTSLVGANSKLVSTVGAKAAAAGTDSTATNALLTANKNARNSVSQVNLDEEAGDMIKFQQYYTASSQIIKAAQETFSTLINSL from the coding sequence ATGAGTTTGCTCAGTATCGGGATGTCAGGGCTCAACGCCTCTCAAGGATCGCTGTCGGTCTTGAGTAACAACATTGCCAACGCCAACACTCCGGGTTACTCGCGTCAGCAGACCACCCAGAATGCCAGCGCGGCGAACCAGTACGGAGGTGTGTACATCGGCAGCGGTACCACCCTGGCCGATGTGCGCCGGGTGTACAACGAATTCCTCGACGCGGCGTACCAGAACAGCACCTCGCTCAACAGCGATGCCAAGGCTTACCTCGACCAAGTCAGCGCTGTCGACAAGACCCTGTCGGACAAGACCACCGGTATGTCGGCTGTACTCAGTGAGTTCTTCTCGGCTGTGCAGACGGCCTCGGCCAACCCGAGCGATGTCTCGGCCCGCCAGGTGTTGATCACCAAGGCGCAGACGCTGAGCAATCGCTTCAACTCGATCTCTACGCAACTGGGCCAGCAGAAAGAAACCATCAACGGCCAGTTGAGCTCGATGAGTGACCAGGTCAACAAGCTGACCTCGTCCATTGCCTCGCTCAACAAGCAGATCGCCCAGGTGCAGGGTTCGTCGAACACAGCCCCGGCCAACCTGCTGGACGCGCGTGCCGAAGCCGTGCGTTCGCTGAACGAATTGGTCGGCGTGACCGCCACCGAGAAGAATGGCGTGTTCAGTGTCAGCACCGGTTCCGGCCAGTCGCTGGTACTGGGTGACCAGTCCAACACGATTTCCGCCGTACCGAGCAAGAACGACACCAGCCAGTTCACCATCCAGCTCAACGTTGGCGGCGGTGAGTCGCTCGACCTGGGCAACGTGCTGAGCGGCGGTAGCATCGGCGGTCTGTTGCGTTATCGCACCGATGCGCTGATGCCTGCCATCAATGATCTGGGCCGCATTGCCATCGCCACCGCAGACACCATCAACAACCAGTTGGGCCAGGGCCTTGACCTCAATAGCCAGTTCGGCAGCTCGCTGTTCAAGGACATCAACAGCGCCGCCGCCATTGCCCAGCGCAGCCAGGCTTCGGGTGACAATAGCGCGGGTTCCGGCAACCTGAACGTGACGATCAAGGACAGCAGCAAGCTGACCAATTTCGATTACAAGGTCACCTTCAGCGACAGCGCCAACCCGAACAACGTCACCGTAGTGCGTTCCGATGGCAAGGCCATGGGGACCTTTGACGTCACGGCCACGCCACCGGCCGTGATCGATGGTTTCACCTTGGCGCTCGATGGCAAGGGGCCGATGGCCACCGGGGACAGCTTCAAGGTCAGCCCGACCGCCAATGGTGCCAAGGACATTGGCACGGTGCTGACGGATCCGAACAAGATCGCCTTCGCCGCGCCGTTATCCGGGCAAGCCAGTAAAACCAACGAGGGCACCGGCACGTTTACCCCGCCGACCCTGACGGTGCCTCTGGATATCCAGGGCGGCGCCGCCACTGCCCAATTGCGCACAGGTATTGAACATTCGATGCCGGTGAAGATGGTGTTCGGCAAGCCGGCAGCCGATGGCACCCAGCCGTACACGCTCAATGATGCCCAGGGCAACCCGATCGGCACCGGCAGCATTGTTCCGGGGCAGGGCAACAAGGTCACGGTCAACGTGCCGATGCGCGATGCCAACGGTGCCTTGGTGGTGCCGGCCAAGAGTTTCAGTTTCGACACCACGGTGGGCGGTTCGCCGGCCAACGGCGACAGCACGACGTTCTCGTTCAATGCCTCCGGCAAGTCCGACAACCGCAACGCTCTTGACCTGCTCAGCTTGCAGACCAAGGCGACCATCGGTACGGCCGCCGATGGCACTGGCGGCACCAGCCTGGTGGGGGCCAACAGCAAGTTGGTGTCTACCGTCGGTGCGAAAGCGGCGGCTGCCGGTACCGACAGCACGGCGACGAACGCATTGCTGACCGCCAACAAGAACGCGCGCAACTCAGTGTCCCAGGTCAACCTGGACGAAGAGGCGGGCGACATGATCAAGTTCCAGCAGTACTACACGGCGTCGTCGCAGATCATCAAGGCTGCGCAAGAAACCTTCAGCACATTGATCAATAGTCTTTAA